A window from Malania oleifera isolate guangnan ecotype guangnan chromosome 7, ASM2987363v1, whole genome shotgun sequence encodes these proteins:
- the LOC131159588 gene encoding F-box protein FBW2 isoform X2, which produces MVRKLMEEGCELRRWDELIPDALGLIFRNLSLQETLTVIPIVCKSWEKVVKGPYCWQEIDIEEWSRYCQPENRDKMLQILIGRSCGSLRKLCVSGLLNDQSFSFIADHAKSLQTLRLPRSEISDSIVEEVAGRFSSITFLDVSNCRNIGARALEAIGKQCKFLTGLRRLMHPLEVIDKVCQDDEALAIASTMLKLKYLEMAYLLISTEGVLNILTNCKELELLDVRGCWNVKLDDKFIKRFPRLKVVGPLVVDCYETNGWDNCSDYSGSSGYLAWDFVAGDMDDYDDDLSDGVWDDNQSMEDVELRFYDGLDFDNAGFDWPQSP; this is translated from the exons ATG GTACGAAAATTAATGGAGGAGGGGTGCGAGCTCCGGCGTTGGGACGAACTGATTCCAGATGCACTTGGGCTGATATTCAGAAATCTTTCCCTCCAGGAGACGCTAACTGTAATCCCTATAGTTTGCAAATCCTGGGAGAAGGTAGTGAAGGGACCTTACTGCTGGCAGGAGATTGACATTGAGGAATGGAGCCGATACTGCCAGCCTGAGAATCGTGACAAAATGCTTCAAATCCTGATTGGAAGAAGCTGTGGTTCGCTTCGCAAGCTCTGCGTTTCAGGCCTCCTTAATGATCAGAGTTTTTCCTTCATTGCAGACCA TGCCAAATCTCTTCAGACTTTGCGGTTGCCAAGAAGTGAAATAAGCGATTCAATAGTGGAAGAGGTTGCTGGGAGGTTCTCAAGCATAACATTCCTGGATGTGAGCAATTGTAGAAATATTGGAGCTCGTGCTCTCGAAGCAATTGGAAAACAATGTAAGTTTCTCACAGGCTTGCGGAGACTCATGCACCCATTAGAGGTAATTGACAAGGTTTGTCAAGATGACGAGGCCCTTGCCATTGCATCCACAATGCTGAAGCTTAAGTACCTTGAGATGGCTTACCTTCTCATCAGCACCGAGGGTGTGCTTAACATACTCACAAACTGCAAAGAGCTGGAGCTGTTGGATGTGCGAGGGTGTTGGAATGTTAAACTGGATGACAAGTTCATCAAGAGATTTCCTCGGTTGAAGGTGGTAGGTCCCCTTGTTGTGGATTGCTATGAGACGAATGGCTGGGACAATTGCTCTGATTACTCTGGTTCTTCTGGCTACTTGGCCTGGGACTTTGTGGCTGGTGACATGGATGACTATGATGATGATCTCTCCGACGGTGTTTGGGATGATAACCAAAGCATGGAGGATGTAGAACTGAGGTTCTATGATGGTTTGGATTTTGATAACGCTGGATTTGATTGGCCTCAATCTCCTTGA
- the LOC131159588 gene encoding F-box protein FBW2 isoform X1 produces MPLSPSHSLLSLSLSLSLYAPSSQAEKPASLQIQEHPESVRKLMEEGCELRRWDELIPDALGLIFRNLSLQETLTVIPIVCKSWEKVVKGPYCWQEIDIEEWSRYCQPENRDKMLQILIGRSCGSLRKLCVSGLLNDQSFSFIADHAKSLQTLRLPRSEISDSIVEEVAGRFSSITFLDVSNCRNIGARALEAIGKQCKFLTGLRRLMHPLEVIDKVCQDDEALAIASTMLKLKYLEMAYLLISTEGVLNILTNCKELELLDVRGCWNVKLDDKFIKRFPRLKVVGPLVVDCYETNGWDNCSDYSGSSGYLAWDFVAGDMDDYDDDLSDGVWDDNQSMEDVELRFYDGLDFDNAGFDWPQSP; encoded by the exons ATGCCCCTCTCTCCCTCTCACagcctcctctctctctctctctctctctctctctatgcccCTTCATCTCAGGCGGAGAAACCGGCGTCTTTGCAGATCCAAGAACACCCAGAGTCG GTACGAAAATTAATGGAGGAGGGGTGCGAGCTCCGGCGTTGGGACGAACTGATTCCAGATGCACTTGGGCTGATATTCAGAAATCTTTCCCTCCAGGAGACGCTAACTGTAATCCCTATAGTTTGCAAATCCTGGGAGAAGGTAGTGAAGGGACCTTACTGCTGGCAGGAGATTGACATTGAGGAATGGAGCCGATACTGCCAGCCTGAGAATCGTGACAAAATGCTTCAAATCCTGATTGGAAGAAGCTGTGGTTCGCTTCGCAAGCTCTGCGTTTCAGGCCTCCTTAATGATCAGAGTTTTTCCTTCATTGCAGACCA TGCCAAATCTCTTCAGACTTTGCGGTTGCCAAGAAGTGAAATAAGCGATTCAATAGTGGAAGAGGTTGCTGGGAGGTTCTCAAGCATAACATTCCTGGATGTGAGCAATTGTAGAAATATTGGAGCTCGTGCTCTCGAAGCAATTGGAAAACAATGTAAGTTTCTCACAGGCTTGCGGAGACTCATGCACCCATTAGAGGTAATTGACAAGGTTTGTCAAGATGACGAGGCCCTTGCCATTGCATCCACAATGCTGAAGCTTAAGTACCTTGAGATGGCTTACCTTCTCATCAGCACCGAGGGTGTGCTTAACATACTCACAAACTGCAAAGAGCTGGAGCTGTTGGATGTGCGAGGGTGTTGGAATGTTAAACTGGATGACAAGTTCATCAAGAGATTTCCTCGGTTGAAGGTGGTAGGTCCCCTTGTTGTGGATTGCTATGAGACGAATGGCTGGGACAATTGCTCTGATTACTCTGGTTCTTCTGGCTACTTGGCCTGGGACTTTGTGGCTGGTGACATGGATGACTATGATGATGATCTCTCCGACGGTGTTTGGGATGATAACCAAAGCATGGAGGATGTAGAACTGAGGTTCTATGATGGTTTGGATTTTGATAACGCTGGATTTGATTGGCCTCAATCTCCTTGA
- the LOC131159588 gene encoding F-box protein FBW2 isoform X3 → MEEGCELRRWDELIPDALGLIFRNLSLQETLTVIPIVCKSWEKVVKGPYCWQEIDIEEWSRYCQPENRDKMLQILIGRSCGSLRKLCVSGLLNDQSFSFIADHAKSLQTLRLPRSEISDSIVEEVAGRFSSITFLDVSNCRNIGARALEAIGKQCKFLTGLRRLMHPLEVIDKVCQDDEALAIASTMLKLKYLEMAYLLISTEGVLNILTNCKELELLDVRGCWNVKLDDKFIKRFPRLKVVGPLVVDCYETNGWDNCSDYSGSSGYLAWDFVAGDMDDYDDDLSDGVWDDNQSMEDVELRFYDGLDFDNAGFDWPQSP, encoded by the exons ATGGAGGAGGGGTGCGAGCTCCGGCGTTGGGACGAACTGATTCCAGATGCACTTGGGCTGATATTCAGAAATCTTTCCCTCCAGGAGACGCTAACTGTAATCCCTATAGTTTGCAAATCCTGGGAGAAGGTAGTGAAGGGACCTTACTGCTGGCAGGAGATTGACATTGAGGAATGGAGCCGATACTGCCAGCCTGAGAATCGTGACAAAATGCTTCAAATCCTGATTGGAAGAAGCTGTGGTTCGCTTCGCAAGCTCTGCGTTTCAGGCCTCCTTAATGATCAGAGTTTTTCCTTCATTGCAGACCA TGCCAAATCTCTTCAGACTTTGCGGTTGCCAAGAAGTGAAATAAGCGATTCAATAGTGGAAGAGGTTGCTGGGAGGTTCTCAAGCATAACATTCCTGGATGTGAGCAATTGTAGAAATATTGGAGCTCGTGCTCTCGAAGCAATTGGAAAACAATGTAAGTTTCTCACAGGCTTGCGGAGACTCATGCACCCATTAGAGGTAATTGACAAGGTTTGTCAAGATGACGAGGCCCTTGCCATTGCATCCACAATGCTGAAGCTTAAGTACCTTGAGATGGCTTACCTTCTCATCAGCACCGAGGGTGTGCTTAACATACTCACAAACTGCAAAGAGCTGGAGCTGTTGGATGTGCGAGGGTGTTGGAATGTTAAACTGGATGACAAGTTCATCAAGAGATTTCCTCGGTTGAAGGTGGTAGGTCCCCTTGTTGTGGATTGCTATGAGACGAATGGCTGGGACAATTGCTCTGATTACTCTGGTTCTTCTGGCTACTTGGCCTGGGACTTTGTGGCTGGTGACATGGATGACTATGATGATGATCTCTCCGACGGTGTTTGGGATGATAACCAAAGCATGGAGGATGTAGAACTGAGGTTCTATGATGGTTTGGATTTTGATAACGCTGGATTTGATTGGCCTCAATCTCCTTGA
- the LOC131160089 gene encoding uncharacterized protein LOC131160089 codes for MESRDNTTNVGGSSSEGAGHKAGSDTMVDRPTAELGGSIDQFTTLKPPTFVGSTNLIRAENWIQEIEKILVVLRCIDEQKVLYATFKLTGEAERWWESVRMLEEQRPIQVTMTWGCFREVFFERYFPTTVKNVKMEEFMVLTQGQLMVQQYAARFMELSRFASFMVLDEVRKVWKFERFLKKEIWKQTTIVQIQDFTTLVDKVTMAKESLQGDSEGTWKKYGGGGGLWRETGGGISQGTTPSFACPTCGKQHVGKCIWGLGVCYRCGRSGHMARECCTPGSNAPPQQPSRGGAQAPHGGYQRGAA; via the exons ATGGAGTCCAGGGATAATACTACGAACGTtggtggcagtagtagtgagggggcTGGCCATAAGGCTGGCAGTGATACTATGGTG GACCGTCCCACAGCTGAGCTGGGAGGTTCCATTGATCAGTTCACTACactgaagcctcctaccttcgtGGGGAGTACAAACTTGATCCGAGCAGAGAATTGGAttcaggagattgagaagatcttagTTGTTCTACGTTGCATAGATGAGCAAAAGGTGCTCTATGCGACGTTTAAGTTGACTGGCGAAGCCGAGAGGTGGTGGGAATCAGTGAGGATGTTGGAGGAACAGAGGCCGATACAGGTGACGATGACATGGGGTTGtttcagagaggtgttctttgaacGGTACTTTCCAACCACTGTCAAGAATGTGAAGATGGAGGAGTTCATGGTTTTGACTCAAGGGCAGCTGATGGTGCAGCAATACGCTGCCAGATTTATGGAGCTGTCTCGCTTTGCTTCGTTTATGGTACTAGATGAGGTGAGGAAAGTTTGGAAGTTTGAGAGGTTTCTGAAGAAAGAGATCTGGAAGCAAACAACGATCGTGCAAATTCAGGACTTTACTACGCTGGTGGATAAGGTCACCATGGCAAAGGAGAGTCTGCAGGGGGATTCAGAG ggcacttggaagaaatatggtgGTGGCGGGGGCCTGTGGCGAGAGACTGGGGGTGGTATATCTCAGGGTACCACACCTTCCTTTGCTTGTCCTACATGTGGCAAGCAGCATGTGGGGAAGTGCATATGGGGATTAGGTGTTTGCTATCGATGTGGCAGATCAGGGCATATGGCGCGTGAATGCTGCACACCGGGGAGTAATGCACCTCCACAACAGCCATCTCGGGGAGGTGCTCAGGCACCACATGGCGGCTATCAGAGGGGTGCAGCCTAG